One Bombus affinis isolate iyBomAffi1 chromosome 10, iyBomAffi1.2, whole genome shotgun sequence genomic window, tttttaaaaatttaattctcGGAGCGCTTAAGGATAAATGCGTTTTGCTTGTAACACATCAGATTCAAGtatgttttaaataaatatttataaaacttaattaatatatatatacttaattACAAATAACATTATATCCGAACAATTACAGTTCCTAAAGCATTCTAATCAAATTTATGTAATGCATAAAGGTAGAATTGTAGAACAAGGTACACACGATgaattgataaaattaaataGAGAATACGCTGCAATGGTAAACAGTGCACTATTAAAAACGAAGAATAGTTCAAAAGAGTATGcattttacaaataatttttagactatagttttcatAATTTTAACAATTACTTCTAATTTAATTAGTGAAACCTCAGTATTAACTAAGATAGATAGCAGAGAATCTAGTAATGATTTGGAGAAACAAACAGCATGCAGTTCTGGAGACAACAATGAAGATATTGCAATATCAAAGGAAATACATGGAGGGGGTATGTGTTAAGATTTATATCATCAATCTAAAAATATTTGTCATTTATGTTATTCATATTTGTTATCTAGGAGCAATTCTGACAACGCCAGAAAAAATGGGGACGGGTACTGTGGAATCGTACACGTATCATACATATGTGAAATCTGCGGGTGGTTATTTCGTAGCTCTTTTGGTATTTTTTACGCTCTTATTAAATGTTGGAAGTTCAGCATTTAGTACTTGGTGGTTAGCCATATGGATTAAAGCCGGTGGTGGAGTAaatatgttttctttttttaattggtATTTATGTTTCTTATTTTTAGTTTACGTTGATCTTTTTCATTTAAGAATGTCACTGATCCCAATACCAATAAAACTGTAACTTCAAACAATTTAAATGATAATCCAAACTATTCATACTATCAAGACATTTATATTGGCTGCATTGGAGTTATTTTGTTAACAAGTTTACTGCGTGGCTTGGCTATTATGTACGCTACGATAAAGGCTTCAACGACATTACACAATCAAGTTTTTAAGAAAATGATTAAATCAGCAGTAACATTTTTTGAAACTACTCCTATTGGaagaatacaaaatatttttagtcGAGATATTGATGAAGGTAAGACCTAAATATTTTTGGAATTAGTAAATAAatgtatttctttatttatttttttattgtagTGGACAATTACATACCGATTTCTGTGGAAAACATGGTACAGAATATTATTACATGTAGTTTTGCAATTATAGCTATATGTGCAATATTACCCTGGTTTTGTATACCATTAATTATTCTTGCGGctgttttcttttatattagcaaAATCTTTAGGTGAGattaatattctaaataagaatttatcatatttattaCTATCAAATGTAGCGAAAAGACAAATTTTTCAGAGTAGCAATGAGAGATTTCAAGCGAATAGAGAGTACCTCGCGATCTCCCGTTTTGAGCTTTGTTACAACCACTATTCATGGTTTGAATACCATTCATGCGTTCCAAAAGGGAAAAGCATTTGTAAACAAGTATGTTTCTTAAATTGAATCATGAATGAAGTATTGAAGAATGAAGAATTTGAAGGAGATAATACTGAATTACTACATTTTAGATTTGAGGAATTAATTGACTTAAACAATTTGTGCCTTTACCTATGTCAGTCTACCATGAGATGGTCCGCCGTGAGACTCGATATTTTAGCGATTATTTCCTCTTCCATTACTGCGTTTCTTGTAATATTGCTTAAAAACCAAATATCACCACCTCTTGCCGGTTTGGCAATGGCATACGCAATGCAAATGACCGGCGTTTTTCAGTATACTGTAAGATTAATGGCAGAAACAGAAACTCGTTTTATAAGTGTCGAAAGAATAAGTTACTACTTAAGGGTAAATAAAATTAGTACTTATTAGTTGCAacagtaattaataattaaattacatagcttaaaatatatttgttgcACCTTACAGACATTACAGAAGGAAGAAAGTTTTGGGAATGAACCTATAAATCCTTCAGATCAATGGCCTACTGACGGAAAATTGGAATTTCATAAAGTCGAATTAAAGTACAGAAAAGAACTGCCACCTGTATTGGataatatttcatttgttaTTAAATCTGGTGAACATATAGGTAATAATAATTTGATAACAGATTTACGATCATTATTTACATGATTATTTTTTCTGCGACGTAATGAATTTTAGGTATTGTGGGAAGAACAGGAGCTGGGAAAAGTTCTCTTATCGTTGCTTTGTTTCGATTAGTTGAAATTTCTAACGGAAAAATTCAAATTGACGGCATAGATATAGCAAAAGTGAAGTTAAAATTATTAAGGAATAAATTGTCTATAATTCCTCAGGATCCTGTTTTATTTAGTGGAACCATACGGCAAGTacatttaacaaattaaaaaataaacagagaagtaaatttgaatatttgagatTGAATAATATCTATAATTATATTGTAGATCAAATTTGGATCCTTTTGAACAATTTGACGATTCCGAAATTTGGAGTGTCTTAGAAAAAACTCAATTGAAAGAGAAAATTCAAGCTATGCCAGCAGAACTCAATGCTCCTATTGAAGTTGGAGGAAACAATTTAAGCGTTGGCGAGCGACAATTACTTTGTTTATCAAGAGCACTTTTGCGTAATGCCAAAGTATGATGTCAGCGAAAGTTCTTCGTATTAATTAATGCTTATTTcacttaataatttataattccatTGTAGATAATAGTATTAGATGAAGCAACTGCTGCTGTTGATCCAGAAACTGAAGTCGCTGTTCAAAATACCATACAAAACGCATTTTCCAATTCTACCGTATTAACGATAGCTCATCGTTTGAAGACTGTTATTTCATGTAATCGTGTTATCGTTATGAAGAATGGCCAAATAATTGAATTTGATGCACCATCTGTACTTTTATCCAATTCAAACTCCGAATTTTCGAAAATGATGGCCTCAACAGAGAAGAGCATAAAGGAAACTTAATCAATATTAACAatagtattatatttaataaatacaaacattaacaaattaaaaaaatgagtgttctttaaaatatatattaagcaCGTTTTAATATACgatttttagaaaataaaattaataatgaaaGTAAAACATTTCCTTTTTAATTATGAGAGAAGAAgactatatttttaaaataaatcgacattattcttttaaatatttcattaatgaATAATGCTTATCAAAATAAAAGTCTTTGTTATTTACAACATCGTCGATTCACGCGCCTTCGTTCACGATTTGAAATATTGATTTGTTTGCAATGATAATATTACTGCTCATGCTCACATCGAGCTTTCACTATCACTGGAAAGCCCAGAACTGAACCAAAAAATGATCACCGCCATGCCGCCAGCTTGTTGTTACTAATAAGATGTTTATTACACGTTAAAGCTTTATCGTTGTTTTATACTGAAATGTAGTCTATATGAATTGCCGTAAAGGCAATTTTCGTTGTCGTccaaattgttaaaaaaaaggTAGGATCAATTAATTACATCATTTTTATTAGACGCGATAATTATAGTaatgttaattaaaattatacattATGTACACGTTTAATTATGTTATAGCAATTTTAACTATTGTCTTTTTCATATATCAgtatcatatattatattttaattttcaacaTGTAATTATTTAACCATCATATTGCTGttgatttataataatataattgtttttataataatatcgaaagaattgttttttattattatttattgttattgatgtttatgtttattttgtaatattgtgTTATTCGCAATACTTTTCAATTATAGGCCTCACCATTGCGAACATAATTCCTATTATGATGCTGGGGCGCAAGCAGAGCCTCAAAGGGGAACCCGTCTTGGCCGATTATGGCCCAGAGGAGTCCCTCAATGAGAGCGCTGATATAGAATGGGTGAATAAGGTAAATCAGAACCACGTATATTCATTCCTGAATAAGTCAGATATTTATCGTTTCTTCTTGTAAACTGCGTgtacatttattaatattaattactaactAATTACTTGGTTGTTGTAGCTATGGGTGAGAAGATTGATGAGGTCTTGTGCTCTAGTATCTTTAGCTTCTGTTTGCTTAAATACTCCTAAAACTTTTGAAAAAGTTCCACCTCTTCAATATGTTACCTTTATTTGCGATTTAGTTATTACGTTTTTATTTACTGCTGAAATGATTGCTAAGATGCACATAAGGGGCATACTGAAGGTAATTCGTATAATATTGTAATTCTACATaacaatttacaaaaatttgacAATCATTTAGTTACAGAGGGATAAATCTTATTTAAAAGATCATTGGTGCCAATTCGATGGAAGTATGGTCATCTTTCTCTGGTTATctgtaattttacaaatgtttgaGATGCTAGGTTTCGATATACGACTCACTCCCATTTCGATATTGCGGGCACCACGACCCTTGATTATGATACGCTTCTTACGAGTCTTCCTTAAGTTCTCCATGCCGAAAGCTAGAATTAATCAAATTTTTAAGTAAGTATTTTGGAGACAAAAAATTCATTGAGCGTTTTATACTTACTGCGCTACTTGTGATTTCAGGCGTTCGAGTCAACAGATATATAATGTgactcttttcttccttttcttcatGTCTCTTTATGGTCTTTTAGGCGTTCAATTCTTTGGTGAATTGAAAAACCATTGCGTTCTTAATACTACAGATCCGAAGTATATAACTATAAATAGTTTAGCCATTCCTGATACTTTCTGTTCTACTGATCCCGAATCAGGATACCAATGTCCAGAAGGAATGACTTGTATGAAACTCCAATTGTCGAAGTACATCATGGGTTTCAATGGATTCGATGAATTTGGTAATGACAAATTTTACAGTATAAAACATTTCTTACAACCTTAATAAATAAGTAATGTACTTTACAGAAATAACTTTGGTTTTTCAGCTACTAGTATTTTTACTGTCTATCAAACTGCATCGCAAGAGGGATGGGTTTTTATCATGTACCGTGCAATAGATAGTTTACCCGCTTGGCGTGCGGTTCTTTACTTTAGTACGATGATATTTTTCTTAGCATGGCTCGTGAAAAACGTATTCATAGCCGTCATTACGGAAACTTTTAATGAAATACGAGTACAATTTCAACAAATGTGGGGTGTTAGGGGGCACATCAGTAACAATACAGCGTCACAAGTTAGTAATAAACTTTATAGtttgtaaaataattaattggACTCCACATATAACGtctctttttttttagataCTAACTGGTGACGATAATGGTTGGAAATTGGTAACTCTAGATGAGAACAAACACGGAGGATTGGCTTCTCCCATATGTCATGCAATTCTTAGATCTCCTCAATTTCGTATGGTGGTAATGTTCGTGATTTTGGCAAATGGAATCGCCACTGCGACGATGAGCTTCAAGCATGATGAGAAACCAAGGCATATGTACTATGACAACTATTACTACGCTGAAATCGCGTTCACCGTATTCTTGGACCTCGAGACGTTATTCAAAATCTGGTGTCTCGGCTTTCGCAGTTATTACAAGCATTCGATTCACAAATTCGAGCTGCTGCTGGCAATTGGTACAACCCTACACATCATTCCGTTCTTCTATCTTTCTGGATTCACGTATTTTCAGGTTTCTATATTCACTTTTGTTCAGCCCTAAAACAGATACAATTATatggttaaaaaaaaaagacagaatCAAAGTATACAATGATAAATTGATATGGTATTTTTTTGTGATTAGGTTCTTAGAGTAGTCAGACTCATCAAGGCATCACCTATGCTCGAGgattttgtatataaaatatttggtcCGGGGAAGAAGCTGGGCAGCCTCATTATATTTACCATGTGCCTGCTAGTCATATCGTCCAGCATTTCTATGCAGCTTTTTTGTTTTCTTGATTTCACGAAATTTGAAACATTTCCAGAGGTAAAAGATGTGATCAGATCTATACTGTAATCAAATTATACTGATAGAAGGTTTTTTAGGCATTTATGTCCATGTTCCAAATTCTGACACAAGAAGCTTGGGTAGACGTTATGGATGAAACAATGTTAAGGACACATGAAACAATGGCTCCTCTTGCTGCTATGTATTTCATTTTATACCATCTTTTCGTCACGCTggtaaaaaaaatagaaatagatttaGAGTTACTTTCTTCTTAATTGTgatgtaattaataatattatatcttttttatagATTGTGTTAAGTTTGTTCGTCGCTGTAATTTTGGATAATCTTGAACTGGACGAGGATATCAAGAAACTGAAGCAATTAAAATTCCGCGAACAAAGTGCAGAGATAAAGGAAACTCTACCATTTAGGTTGCGAATATTTGAGAAGTTTCCTGATAGTCCTCAAATGACATGTTTACACAAAGTGCCATCAGATTTCAATCTTCCAAAAGTAAGTATTACTTATTATCCTActgtgtatttttattataaagaaaatgggtaaaatgtataatttttatatttttaatttaggtTCGTGAAAGTTTTATGAGACAGTTCGTATTTGAAATGGAAACTGAAGAAAACGAAGGGGTcaagaaaataaatgaaacttTTGATTCAAAAATGATATATAGGAAACAACGTccagtaaaaattttaaataatccaCCGAAAGTGAGAAACGTTGTTACAAATCTTAAAAAAGCAGCTGTTATCTATATTATAAAGTGAGttattatatcataaaatgtTTGAACATTATTTAGAAGTCTTATGCTAAGTATACAATATGTGTACTGTTTTTCAGTGATTCAAATAATCAAAGATTATTACTAGGTGATTCGGCTATGATACCAGTGCCAGGAAAAGGTCTTTTAAAGCCACAGGGTACTGTCAGTAGTGCCAAGCAACTTCGTTTTGACCAGAAAAAGTAAGATCTTAAGTTCTATAAATAATTGCATAATAATGTATTACttaaagaatatttataaataataataattttgtaaatgaTCATTATAATAGATCAATTAGAAGAAGCGTCCGTAGTGGATCAATCAAGTTGAAACAGACGTACGAACATTTAATGGAAAACGGTGATATCGGAGGTATAAACAGAGTTAGCTCTTCTCGGAGTAGACCGCATGATTTGGACATTAAATTGTTGCAAGCTAAACGACAGCAGGCCGAGATGCGAAGGTAAGATGCAATAGTTTCTCCTCACTGGTTCGAACACTTACACTCTTTCTATTTCTAATTGAACTGCTTACCACATTGCACTTATGTAGAAATCAGCGTGAAGAAGATTTACGCGAAAATCACCCATTTTTTGACACACCATTGTTCGCAGTACCGCGTGAGAgtaaatttcgtaaaatttgCCAGTCGCTTGTTTACGCGAGATACGATACAAACGTAAAAGATCCATTAACtggaaaagagaggaaagttCAATATAAAAGCCTGCAGTAAGTGCTTTCAGTATAAGCATTGATATTTTAAAATGCATTAAACTATTGCTTGAAGTTCAAGACAAGGAATATTAATTATAGTCACATATATTTATACGCTTTGTAGCAATTTTCTTGGCTTGGTCACATACCTTGATTGGGTAATGATTTTTGCTACCACTATGTCTTGTATCTCTATGATGTTCGAAACACCACGATACCGCGTAATGGAAGTTCCGGCATTGCAAATTGCGGAGTACGGTTTCGTGATCTTTATGAGTATCGAGTTAGCTCTGAAAATTCTGGCAGACGGGCTATTTTTTACGCCGAAGGCCTATATCAAAGACGTCGCCTCCGTGttggatatttttatttatgtcgTACGTTGATAAAAAATCACTCTTGCTATTCGATATCTGATAAATTCAACGCTAATCCAGTGGTCGTTTAGGTCAGCCTCGTGTTTCTCTGTTGGATGCCGAAGAGCGTGCCTCCGAATTCCGGTGCGCAACTTCTTATGATCTTACGTTGCGTTAGACCACTAAGAATCTTCACTCTTGTACCGCACATGAGAAAAGTTGTTTATGAATTATGTAGAGGGTTCAAAGAGATCTTATTGGtaaataattctaattaaaagTTCAAACATGCAAATGTtttttgaatacataaaagCCGTTTGGCACTGAGTTCAGACAAAAAATGAATAAGAAGCTTTTTAGGTCTCTACTCTATTGATTTTACTGATGTTTATATTCGCGAGTTATGGTGTACAGCTCTACGGGGGTAGATTAGCTCGTTGCAACGATCCCACTATTTTAAAACGAGAAGATTGCGTTGGAGTATTCATGAGGAGAGTTTTTGTgacgaaaatgaaattaaatcctAGCGAAAATGAGAGCTATCCATCGATACTAGTGCCACGCGTTTGGTAGgcttattaaaaagaaaatgccAAATTTAAATGATTCTACAAAGGAAGAAGTTTCTAAGTAGATATTAAAATCTTTTAGGGCTAATCCTAGAAGATTTAATTTTGATAATATTGGTGACGCGCTGATGGCACTTTTTGAAGTACTCTCTTTTAAAGGATGGCTCGACGTTAGAGATGTTCTTATACAAGCTCTTGGTCCCGTAAGTCATTAACATTACCTTCGAGTACTTCTGTGATGATATTATGCAATGACTTTTTAGGTCCAtgctatttatattcatatctATATTTTCCTGGGTTGTATGATTGGTTTAACGCTGTTCGTCGGTGTTGTTATCGCTAATTATTCTGAAAATAAAGGAACCGCATTACTCACGGTCGATCAAAGACGATGGTAAAGTTTTAATTGAATATAATGGATTTCTCAAATGAAACGTTCAAATTGTAAACGAATATTTATTATGATTCGAATAGGTGTGATTTGAAAAAGCGACTGAAAATCGCACAACCGTTACATTTACCACCCAGACCAGATGGAAAAAAATTCAGGGCATTTATTTATGACATTACGCaaaatatctattttaaaagatttattgCGGTCATGGTGCTCATAAACAGTGCTCTTCTGTGTGTCTCTGTGAGttgaataatttttcattcattttcTATATGAACAACACACAAAAACACCACAACACCATAACatcgttttataaaattaattagcaAACTTTTCGCATACAAAAGAACATACTCGCAAAAGGACAGGATTCAATGACTGTTACCTTGAATCATTTGTTCCTTGCCGGCTACCATTAGACCGTGGTAAAAGTAAATCGACACAATATTTTTTTTGCGTTAATgaacctttttttattttttcccccCTTAAGTGGAGAATCGAGGAAGAACACACGGAAGCACTCGCTACGGTTTCCACGATTCTGACACTCATCTTCCTCGTGGAAgtaattatgaaaaatattgcTTTTACACCACGTGGCTATTGGCAGTCCAGAAGAAACAGATATGATTTGCTCGTGACAGTCGTCGGTGTTATTTGGATCGTCATTCATTGTACAATGAAGGTAGGTCGGTAATATTATTATCCAGTGATCGTTCGtttgtttaaaaataatataatgaccGTAATGACGGGAATACCTTTCTTGCAGAATGATTTGTCATATGTAATCGGCTTCATGGTCGTGATCCTTAGATTTTTCACAATCACTGGCAAACATACAACTCTCAAAATGCTGATGTTAACGGTCGGAGTATCCGTTTGCAAAAGTTTCTTCATTATATTTGGCATGTTTCTTCTTGTTTTCTTTTATGCGCTAGCTGGCACGATCATCTTTGGAACTGTAAAGTATGGTGAAGGTATAGGAAGGTAATGTTACGTATTTCAGTGCAATAAAATGAAGGAGTAATGTtaagattagaaaataattaaatggtGCAGGCGCTTTTTTCCCAATACAATCTTAAGAGAGACGATTATCATTTAGGCGTGCCAATTTTGAGTCACCTGTAACAGGCGTCGCGATGCTCTTCCGTATTGTCACAGGGGAAGATTGGAATAAAATAATGCACGATTGCATGATACAACCACCATATTGCACTCCAGCTGCTAATTATTGGGAAACCGATTGCGGCAACTTTCATGCTTccttaatatatttttgtactttcTACGTCATTATCACTTACATTGTTTTAAATCTTCTGGTGGGTAAGTACTAATCGACTTTATTGAATAGATACACTGGTTGTTTTGGAATGATTCTTTAAGGATGGTACcttgataataaatttattatctttCATAATAGCTATTATTATGGAGaacttttctctattttactcCAATGAAGAAGACGCTTTGTTATCCTATGCTGATATTAGAAACTTCCAGAATACTTGGAACGTTGTTGATAATCATCAGAAAGGTTTTATACCTGTGAAACGGGTACGCCTAAAAGAAAGGTCTTTACGGGCTTAACATGCTATTATAAATTGGCTAGAAGTAATGATATATTAGTTTGTTTTAGGTGAAGTTTATTTTAAGATTATTGAAAGGTAGATTGGAAACTGACCCACAGAAGGATCGACTTCTCTTCAAACATATGTGCTACGAATTAGAAAAGTTGAACAATGGTGAAGATGTTACCTTCCATGACGTTATCAAGTAAGTCCTTGTATCAGTAACAATCATTATTGTAAGAAATATTTTCCGACGACATGTTCTTTGCAGCATGTTATCCTATCGTTCGGTTGATATTCGAAAAGCCCTTCAGCTTGAAGAATTATTGGCAAGGGAGGAGTTTGAATACATTATTGAAGAAGAGGTTGCTAAGCAAACAATCAGAAATTGGCTAGAAGGTTGCCTGAAAAAAATACGTGCTAGTGGGGTAAGTTTATAAACaacaatttacagaaaattggatttaatttatacttttcaATTATAGAAGCAACAGAATAGTCTCGTAGCCGGTCTTCGTGCCAACACTGAACAAGTACAACAACAAGAGCATGTAGAAGAAAAAGGGAAGGAAGTAGCCAAAGAAGAAGAAACCGAAACAAaggtaaattttatttttaattaattgatactaagaaatatatatataatttttaataatattcattaCCAAGCAGGAGATTGATGCAATCAGGCACTGCAAAGCAAAGAAACCAGTAGTGCTTCCAAGATCTGATAGTATAGGTAGTGGATCaggaagaaaatatttaattccaaCACTATCAGATCCTGCTTCGATTAGATCTGAAAAAGACAAGAGTGCGGCACCTAAGAAGAAGAATAATAGACCACCacgtatgtatatttttatactttgtaTCTATATCCTTTTTATCGTGTTTTTCTCCAACGTGAGCTTTCCATTTGAAGCGGCGCCGAAAAATAATTTGCCACATCTCACAGAGAGCACCGAGCAAAGCCGACAGCAGCGGGAAGTTGTCAATGCAAAAGCAACTGTACCAAAACCTTCCAGTGTCATGCTAGAGGTTCGAGAATGGTGGAAGGAACAGTTGGCATACAGCAGTGAGTCCAGCGAAGACGAGGTTTAAGTAAACGCTTTTAAACGAATAGCCGCGGATATAAATTATAGCGCAGTACAGTATAAAAATGGAGCACATGCTTTTTAGCATCCTTGGTGAAAATGTGAATTAGATTAAAAATAATGCAAATACAATTTGTATTTCACTGTTGATTACATGTGCTTCGTTCTTAACTGTTTACACGAATAAAACATtgataaataagaagaaaaatataagtaTGTGCCTGAAACACCAGCGTTAAAGGTAAGGCATAAGTGAAGCATTTTTGAGCACAGAAAAGACAAGGTACAATTTCTGTAATCCTATCGGAAAAATATTGAAGTAGAATTATTtcttttgcatatttttcgaaTCTTATTTTTTACGTCGTTGTTTATAAAGTGAAAAATGTAGAGATATATGCAGAAAAATGATTTATATCCATTTTTAATCgttatttttatatagaaaatttTGCAATGCTGTATCgaagtattattttattactgcACGAGGGAATTGTATAATACAATTCttatttctaaattatttatcgtgttattcgatattatttttttttaagcaGAAGTTTATTCTTCCCCTCATATCTCAGTTTGCTATTGCAAATACTCAGGTTCTATATAGATTAATGTTTTGTAGAttgtaataacatattttaagatatatcgaatataattTGTTATTGTGTTATATATATTCTGTGTCAGTTATTGGTGTTGAAATGTGTAATTTGTACAGAATTATAGAATTAGATACAGTAGGTTTTATACAGCAAAAAGTTAAGCCATGGAAGTGCTAATTAAGAGTAATGAAATTAACGTTATTGAGAATAAGATGAGTACAATGAATTTAAATgacgattttttaaaaaaataaacaatttagttgttgaaaatttaatatatcgaATGTGAACAAAAGACGATCGAACGAAATTTGTTCATTTCCAATAGAAACATTACGTCCTGAAGGCCTGTATTATAACAATAAGAAAGTAGCTGATTATAAATGTTGTAGTATTTTTTTGTtgtgattatatatatatatctatttagTAAAATCCGAACAATTTGGTACATTCAAAGAtcataatttaattatacaaattgtGCGTATGAAAAAAAAGGCAATACCATTGATGTATATTCAAATCAAATGGTATTAGTCCTGTAAATACAAATCAACATACataatttcaaacaatatgattatgtaaaattaaatattatacagcAAGGTTTTTTAAAACTTGATCAGACAGTTCTAGAAATACCATATGTTCAAgataattacaaaaatttatgACAGCTAGTATACAGTGAAAATTTATGACGTTACTAATTTAAGAACTTTTTTAACGGTATAAAGACGCGGATAGAACAAGTTGTGTAAAAAATGCCTAAAtattagatacatatatatatatatatatatatttaaatgagACAGCACAACTATTTATATCTATGTGATATGGGttgattttatataaatatatatatatacaaaacaaAGACTTAGAAATATAAACAATATTGTTTACGATATTGTAATGAATGTTGATCACTGTTGCTAGTTTACGTGCCAATGTGCTGTACTGTAATATGAAAAGATAATAAATGTtgatagatataaatatttccAATTATATTAAACTCTCTCTTTATTTTAGAAAAAAGAGATAGATCAACCATTTTTATGAATTGTcaattatgaaaatataaaatgtatcaagtacttatacatataatataaattttaaatagtaAAAGTATAATTTAACCGGAATATAGATATGCACTAAAATGTTTTTTTAACGATAAATACATTCATAACAAATTTACAATTATCCTTAATCTAAAAAATACAGGATAACCTACAGTACCAAATACATTTTACATAAGGAAGATATTATCATCTGCGGCCATAATTTGATTTGCATCAGACATTTTATTAATTGCAGCGGTAATTTCGCTCGATGTAAATTCTTGACTTTGTTGAGTATTGATATATTCACGTACTGTTGATAATGAAAGTGACTGTGCCCTTTGTTGTTGGAACAACTTATGAAGAAGTGCTCTGAAAACCTTCAATCTGAAATCACAGAACATATATAACATTCAAATTTCTCTGACACGAATAACAGTTTGAAAACAATTAAACACACACCTTTCTTCAGTGATAGCTGCAGTAGTTTCTGATTCAACGGTTTGATCAGAATCTGGTGCT contains:
- the LOC126920822 gene encoding ATP-binding cassette sub-family C member 5-like isoform X1, which codes for MENKTDSPSGQSEDNEVQCINSERHNDASEGQHFLLPSRYSRSPKVPIEYIRRTNMSRYNPALRNLIPIRHRNQNKESMPADSAGLFSYIFYTWITPYIWEAYKKGIDITNLPRISIYESSKYNAHRLEILWQEEIGRHGPYLASFSSVAWRFMRTRICIAGFLLSCSTICGFITSMILMKKVLEHVQSPEEGTWLGIKWALLLTGCDLLRVVFFNWTWNTNIRTALRLKSACTTLLYKKIIRLNNLGNKSTGEITNLFTNDSQRLFDVVIYGPMIFSGPIIIICGISYILWIFSPIAICGILTFLIFYPCQYLISRLVGHFRSKTVVITDIRVKLMNEILECVKLIKMYSWEKYFSHKLLGIRKKEEYWLHKIVYFQSLAISLTPAIPVIAAIITFLAHLSTGSNLTAAQAFPITTFFGNMLRMALASLKDSTRHFIDAHIALRRMKVFPFVTLLNSQFRSSFMFLQVALVNINESNITLNRFQDVLLLEEQICHISKPIVKSQAVAIANGTFVYENANLHTKKLKNVKEKKKVGSYLKTKIELEKLNEPSQETQYTEVLSDIKFGAAKGRLIGICGQVGSGKSSLLLAALGQLKMINGHILREGSCAYVSQQAWIVNATFKENILFGNQFDAKRYYQALTVCSLKEDLNMLPGGDETEIGERGINLSGGQKQRVALARALYANRDIYFLDDPLSAVDAHVGSYIFKNLILGALKDKCVLLVTHQIQFLKHSNQIYVMHKGRIVEQGTHDELIKLNREYAAMVNSALLKTKNSSKDETSVLTKIDSRESSNDLEKQTACSSGDNNEDIAISKEIHGGGAILTTPEKMGTGTVESYTYHTYVKSAGGYFVALLVFFTLLLNVGSSAFSTWWLAIWIKAGGGNVTDPNTNKTVTSNNLNDNPNYSYYQDIYIGCIGVILLTSLLRGLAIMYATIKASTTLHNQVFKKMIKSAVTFFETTPIGRIQNIFSRDIDEVDNYIPISVENMVQNIITCSFAIIAICAILPWFCIPLIILAAVFFYISKIFRVAMRDFKRIESTSRSPVLSFVTTTIHGLNTIHAFQKGKAFVNKFEELIDLNNLCLYLCQSTMRWSAVRLDILAIISSSITAFLVILLKNQISPPLAGLAMAYAMQMTGVFQYTVRLMAETETRFISVERISYYLRTLQKEESFGNEPINPSDQWPTDGKLEFHKVELKYRKELPPVLDNISFVIKSGEHIGIVGRTGAGKSSLIVALFRLVEISNGKIQIDGIDIAKVKLKLLRNKLSIIPQDPVLFSGTIRSNLDPFEQFDDSEIWSVLEKTQLKEKIQAMPAELNAPIEVGGNNLSVGERQLLCLSRALLRNAKIIVLDEATAAVDPETEVAVQNTIQNAFSNSTVLTIAHRLKTVISCNRVIVMKNGQIIEFDAPSVLLSNSNSEFSKMMASTEKSIKET